TGGTGCTAATCCACTTAACCACGGTCTCTATTCCTGAAAAAGGCATTGTACACACCGAATCGCACATGGAAAGCATTGACATCCGTGGTACGATCGCGGCTGTGGGATTGGTGCCGGGACTTTTCGGGTTGATATTTTTCAATACTTTCAACAACTTCCTCGGCGGCGTATTTATGTCCCTGATGGACGCCTACGGCCTTTCTCTTGTTTCCGTACAAACCTGGGGGCTGCTCTGGGGAGTGCTGAGTATGGGTTTTATTGTTGGCGGGCTCATTGTCGCCAAAAAAGGACTTGGGCCAAAACCACTGAGAACCCTGTTTCTTTCCAACATTGCCATGTGGATCGTATGTATCATTTTTCCCGTGCAGGCCTCCATTGTGCTCCTGGGCGTGGGCATGTTCGCCTACTTATGCCTCATACCGGTGGTAGAAGCCACTGAGCAAACCATTCTTCAGAAAGTAATACCACCCGAGCGTCAGGGCCGTGTTTTTGGTTTTGCGCAAAGCATTGAGCAGGCTGCATCTCCACTGACGGCGTTCATGATCGGTCCTATCGCCAAGTACGTTTTTATTCCATTTATGACCACCGGCCGGGGAGCCGGGCTTATCGGTTCCTGGTTTGGCACGGGGACGGACCGCGGGCTGGCACTTCTATTTATTGTTACCGGAATCGTCGGTTTGATCGTCACCCTGATCGCCATGCAATCAGCAGCCTACCATCAGCTTTCATTGGTTTACAAAAAACCGGAGACTGCCTACGATGCGGAAATTGCTTAGAATCATTATTCACGACAAACTAAAAATCATCATGTTTAGAAAAACCAAAGCATTCAGTGGGTTTTCGGTAGATAACCTATCCAGTGCAAAACAGTTTTATGGAGACATCCTGGATCTTGAAGTTTCAGATATGGCGGAAATGCCACTTCTCAAATTACACATTTTCGGCGGCTACGAGGTCATTATCTACGAGAAGCCCAATCACGAGCCAGCAACATTTACGGTGCTCAATTTTCCTGTCACCGACATTGAAGAAGCCGTAAAAACGCTGAAAGAACGCGGGGTAAAATTTGAGAGCTACGACTATCCGGGTCTCAAAACAGACGCAAATAACATTTCACGAGGCGACGGACCGACAGTCGCATGGTTTACCGATCCTGCCGGAAATATCCTTTCCGTCATCCAGGAGTAAGTTTCTTAATTCATTATTTCAACAATTAAAAATCAAATGGAAAACTTAAAAAGCAGCAAACTGTATGCTATCATTTCACTATATGATATGCAGACGACCTATTTCAGAAATGTCCTCGACGGAATTTCTGACGACGATACGCATAACCGGCTGAACACCAAAGCCAATCACATTGCCTGGCTAGCGGGCAGCCTGGTAGAGCAGCGCTATGAACTTGCCCGGATACTGGGTGTGGACCAGCAGCAAACTTCCTCTGAGCTTTTCAAAAACAACAAGGGGATTCAGGATGATGTCAAATACCCTTCGTTGGATGTTTTCAGAAAAGATTGGGAAGCCATTTCCCCGTTGTTGAAAGAAGCCCTTATCAATTTGACGGACGAAGAGCTTGGAAAAGCCATTCAAATGGGGCCTGATATGACGTTCCCGCTGTACGATCTCATCACCTTTATCTCCTATCGTGAAGCGAATGTGATTGGTCAGATAGCGCTTTGGCGGAGACTTCTTAATTATCCTGCAATGAAATACATGTAGTTAGCTCGCTTTGAAAATCAACCGGATCAGCCATGCAAAAAGTAATTATGGACATCACCATGTCCCTGGACGGATACACGGCCGGCCCGCAAGTATCATTGGAGACACCATTGGGCATCGGTGGCGAGCGGCTGCACGATTGGCTTTTTAAAGACAAGACACCGGCGGATGAAAAACTTGTGAATGATTTACTGAGCAGCTCCGGGTCAGTCATCACGGGCGGACGTACCTACGCCACCGCCATTCCGGAAGCCTGGGGAGGTACCAGTCCTTTCAAAGTACCCACGTTCGTTTTGATTAATGAGGTGCCCGAGGTTGCTGTGGATGGATTTACCTACATTACCACCGGGCCGGAAGATGCATTGAATGCGGCCAAAAAAGCTGCGGACGGCAAGAATGTATGGATCATGGGCGGCGCGGGTACCATTCAGCAATACCTGAAAAAAGGTCTTGCTGACGAACTGCATATTCACATTGCCCATGTCCTGCTCAATGGCGGCACCCGACTATTTGAAACAATTAGTAAAGAACAAACTGAACTTGAAAAGTACAGCCTCACGGAATCCCCAGGAG
The genomic region above belongs to Dyadobacter pollutisoli and contains:
- a CDS encoding VOC family protein, which translates into the protein MFRKTKAFSGFSVDNLSSAKQFYGDILDLEVSDMAEMPLLKLHIFGGYEVIIYEKPNHEPATFTVLNFPVTDIEEAVKTLKERGVKFESYDYPGLKTDANNISRGDGPTVAWFTDPAGNILSVIQE
- a CDS encoding dihydrofolate reductase family protein translates to MQKVIMDITMSLDGYTAGPQVSLETPLGIGGERLHDWLFKDKTPADEKLVNDLLSSSGSVITGGRTYATAIPEAWGGTSPFKVPTFVLINEVPEVAVDGFTYITTGPEDALNAAKKAADGKNVWIMGGAGTIQQYLKKGLADELHIHIAHVLLNGGTRLFETISKEQTELEKYSLTESPGVTHIYFRVLK
- a CDS encoding MFS transporter, giving the protein MKTFYAVLANSLAASLTNNSVWFAVTFWVYLETKSVLATSVMAGVYLATVAISGFFLGSLVDRYKKKTSMMLSGIATLILYLLALVIYMTTPATTFKDDSSVYLWLFITLCLFGAITGNIRSIALSTVVTILIPEESRDKANGMVGTVNGVSFLIASIFSGLVIGFMGIQWMMILAVALTVLVLIHLTTVSIPEKGIVHTESHMESIDIRGTIAAVGLVPGLFGLIFFNTFNNFLGGVFMSLMDAYGLSLVSVQTWGLLWGVLSMGFIVGGLIVAKKGLGPKPLRTLFLSNIAMWIVCIIFPVQASIVLLGVGMFAYLCLIPVVEATEQTILQKVIPPERQGRVFGFAQSIEQAASPLTAFMIGPIAKYVFIPFMTTGRGAGLIGSWFGTGTDRGLALLFIVTGIVGLIVTLIAMQSAAYHQLSLVYKKPETAYDAEIA
- a CDS encoding DinB family protein, producing MENLKSSKLYAIISLYDMQTTYFRNVLDGISDDDTHNRLNTKANHIAWLAGSLVEQRYELARILGVDQQQTSSELFKNNKGIQDDVKYPSLDVFRKDWEAISPLLKEALINLTDEELGKAIQMGPDMTFPLYDLITFISYREANVIGQIALWRRLLNYPAMKYM